The following is a genomic window from Penaeus chinensis breed Huanghai No. 1 chromosome 7, ASM1920278v2, whole genome shotgun sequence.
ggaAGGAAGTAGGATTCAAAggaataaatatcaatatgaaaTAACTTGTTCATTCAATAAACGAACTGATAAACCATTCGGGATAAAATGACAtttaacatttcatttcatttcggtGTTATTTGCAGCACATATGGAACAAATGAAATGAAACCTCTCTAACCGCCTTGGGACATACAATTTTAACAGGTCAATGAACAGcataaatagtaaaaaaggaatagaaaatcgTAAAGTTACTCCCACGAAACTGCGACAAGAACAAACTCAACGACTAGAAAACGACGCAACGATTTTCCGCTGAAAACTCGCCCACCTCTTCCGTCGCAATTTTCGAACCTTCTAGCATCTCTCGAACCCATAAACAGTGAATGAGTCACGCGGgggcgtgcacacacatacatacacacacacacaaacgcacacgcacatacacacgcgcacacattcgcACCATCACATGACCGCCCCCGCGCTCCGTTTTCTGTTGCTCTGGGTAtaccaacagaaaacggagataCTAAGCTAGCAATGCCTGCATACCAGATGTTCAACTGCCTTCTTGACAGGTGTAAAGAGTAAACTTAATCAATTGAGAGCTGTTGCAATGTGCGTTCTTTAGATGTCAATGTATCGTTCGTTTATTCCTTGAATTAAACAGAAGCTTTGCATGCAACTGCTCATGGCTTTGGGTGGGTGTGTCAAGTTGAAATGGATTGGAAAATGTATGAGTATTTCAGCTACAAAATGAGTTTTAAACAAAACATGATTCTTCAACAGTAATGGGAAGACAAAgatacaaaatcaaaacaaaggatTATTTCAtggaacaaggaaaacaaagatgCTAAATACAGAACAAcctaacaaaaacataaaacagtaACTTACATGTATTTGAATGGATTCCTAAGaaggtgaaataaaaatgaatgtcaagaagagagaaaaagcaaacttATGGAAGAAAAATAAGCTTTACAAAATTCCCTTCACTGAGAAATATGTAgccatgaaataaatatataatgagtatTTCATGCAAATTCCATCCATGGTAACTTATGACCATGGAAGACAGCATTGCAATAAACAACAATACAAGTCAATCaacataagataaagaaaaagatgaaattattattttaaaaacaaaattatactaTCACAATTTTCACAACATTAAGAGGTTATTTACCTTGCATGGGCCCCTCTCAATTAGTGCCATGGCCTGGaaggaaagcaaataaaaatattacaaaaccTGTTgtaaagaggagcaggagagttgtccttaattttttttttcaatgtatgcATTAAAAACTCTGTCAATATCATTCATACTGATCTTAATAATCCTAGCTACATTAGTTCTTTCAACATATATAAAGTGATATAATCAATTGACTTTCACAATAATCTACCTAAATCTATAGATAAGCTTATGACTGATTACAGTTAAGAGACAGCTGATAGAAAATTCATTAAATATGCATGAAAATTAAAAATCCATTATAAAACAGAAGACCAAATACAAAACTAATTATGATATTTAATCACGTAATGAAAATGTTGAAGTGATAATAATGTGCTTTATGACCAAAGACATGAAACAAACATGTCTGCTTCTTCCTAACAAAAGACAAAGTCCACACcctgtaataatataaatgtttacCATAAAATACaggaatatgatataataatatatcacacacacacacacacacacacacacacacacacacacacacacacacacacacacacacacacacacacacacacacacacacacacacacacacacacacacacacactctatgataataataatgataataatgataattaagagatCTACGTCAATTCCATTTGTTAAGATATAATATCTTTTGGTTTCATTCCACCCTGCCGTCAATCTAATCAGTCATCTTTTTGTTAGTAATCTTTTCTTCATCACACAATGATATCTTATCAAAGTAAGTTACCAGTTCAGAATATCTGCTAATATCAACATAAAGAAATCAAACAAAGTTGTCTAATGAATGTACCTCCCCTTATCAAGTAAGGGATTCACATTCTAGGCTTCATGATAATACATCTGATAATCCAGTTTgtcagtaaagaaagaaaaataatatcttgAATCCTaaatttcaaatatatacatttgcttAATTCCATGACAAACCTTATATGAACATTGCAATCTTGCAATGTCTTATACAAtaggattacaaaaaaaaaaaaaaatctatttgttAGCCTACTACaaaaaatgatatagaaaatGCATAACTCGGCAGTTTCATTGAATATAACGTACTATAAACTCTACATATTAGTTATATCTGCAAAAAATCACACCCACGCAACTAAAAACCCATCATATAAAAGAATGTGCACCTTCaaaaatattgtatattaaaCTAATATTCCAACCTCTTGACTCGAAACGTCTAAAAAGTGCAAAACCGACAATAAAAACCTTTTAAAAACGAGGTTTTATTTAAAAATTCCACCATCTGACGTGCTAACACCGATCGTCCCTCCCCTTTAAAAGGAACCCCATATTTCCGGGCCTCGAATGACGCTTATCACGCCTTATCATCTCACTCAGAGGTTAAGTTCTTCACCTGGCTCGTCCTAAGGGAGCGTCATCCACTGTCAGTTGTCTCGGAAGTGTCTTAATTCACCAGAAAACTGAACAAAATATGCAACAAGGACGAGGTTCCTGCGGTCTCGTTTTTGTTTACTTTAAACAGGTGTTTCCTGTAGAGGGCGTACGTCTTTTAAATGTTCTTTTATTGTCTTGATTCTCAtatcattgttatgttattttgacatcttattcttatttatgtgAGAGATGACGATTATAACGTATAATATtcaatggtaatgacgatagcaACGTTCCTGCGGCTGCAGATCTTCATGATAACAATTGCATTAGTGATTATGAGGACTGGTTATGAATAATCCGTTTTTCATTCTAGCTTTCGGATTCctctttttagttattttattctTCATCAATTTCAACTCTATTAATACTTATAATTTTTCTATATTACTAGCCGATACTGGTCGTTAAAAAGGTGCAGCACCTAAAGTAATTTGTCaatatatctctacctatctatctatttatctatctgtgtatatatacacacatttaacatatacatgtgtgaatatgtatatatgtatatatatatatatatatatatattgaaacatatatctatatgtaaatatatatttatatataaatgtatatatgtaatgtgtatatatatatatatatatatatatatatatacacacacacatatatacatatatatatatatatatgtatatatattatatatgcgtatatgctcatatatataaatatatatataatatatgtatatagatattatatatatatgcttatatatacatatatgcatatatatatatatatatatatatatatatttatatgcttatatatatgtgtgtgtgtatttgtacacacacacacacacacacacacacacacacacacacacacacacacacacacacacacactcacacacatatataaatatataaatatatatataaatatataaatatatatatatatataagtttatgtatatgtatgtatatctatttatctatcttattttttctctcactatatatatatatatatatataaaatatatatatatatatatatatatatatatgtttatgtgtatatgtgtatatatgtatatatgtatatatatatatatatatatatatatatatatatataagtataactatatctgtatatatatgtatatatatatatatgaattatatatatatatatatatatataaatatatatatatatatatatgtgtgtgtatgtgtgtgtgtgtgtgtgtgtgtgtgtgtgtgtgtgtgtgtgtgtgtgtgcggtgtgtgatgtgcgtgtgcgtgtgcgtgtgcgtgtgcgtgtgcgtgtgcgtgtgcgtgtgcgtgtgcgtgtgcgtgtgtgtgtgtttgcaaatatatatatatatatatatatatatatgtgtgtgtgtgtgtagatatatatttactcagatatatttatatatacatatatatacacatacatatgtatgcatgtatgtgtatatatataagaggaattGATTAGAAAAAGGCACATTCTTGAATTTAATagaaatatgtgcgtgtgcgtgtgcatgtgcgtgtgtgtgtttgcaaatatatatatatatatatatatatatatatatatatatatgtgtgtgtgtgtgtgtgtagatatatatttactcagatatatttatatatacatatatatacacatacatatgtatgcatgtttgtgtatatatataagaggaattGACTAGAAAAAGGCACATTCTAGAATTTAATAGAAATATTCTTTATttcaaaaaatacatatttttacaaatatatataacattacagaTAACAACATTACAGAAAACTTGAAATTCTCTATCAGCAACTCTATAAAAGATACTGATTTCATATATGATTGTTACATTCTTTCAAcattcatatgaaaaaaaacattggTCTTCATTAACAATTGCCAAACATCAATTACATATTCCCTGATAAACATTTAGATTAATCCCAGGGCTCAAAATTCATATTTGAAAGGGACGAATGTGTTCATAAGCTCGTAATAGAAGCACACTAGATTGAAAAAAACatgggaaaaaaattatataatttttttctgatttggttCCCATCATAGATTTCCACAtcaaaaataaactaataacagAGTAATATCACTTAATTTAGCTCAGTTATACATGGGAaggttattattgattatttgcaTCACCACAGCAGTTCTATTTATGCTCACAATGGAATCAACGTTgggatagtaaaataaaaaaaaatccttacttgCTTTCTAATAAATTATTTAAataccccttctctctgtctgtctgtctgtatatatatacacatatatatacatatgtatatgtatatatatgtgtatatatatacatatatatatatatatatatatatatgaatatatatatatgaatatatatatatatatatatatatatatatatatatacacacacatatatattcatatacatataaacttaaatacatacatacatacatacatacatacatacatacatacatacacacacacataaacacacacacacacacacacacacacacacacacacatatatatatatatgtatatatatgtatatatacatatatataaatatatatatacataaatatatatataaatatatatatatttgtatatatatttgtatatatatgtatatatatacatatatatatatacaaacacacacacacacacacacacatatatatatatatatatcataaatattatatattatatacatatatgtgtatttatatttatgtatacacatagatacatacattacaatatatatatatgtataaataaatatatatatatatatatatatatatatatatatatatacatataaacacacacacacacacacacacacacacacacacacacacacacacacacacacacacacacacacacacacacacacacacaccacacactcatacacacacaatcccacacacaaacatacacatgcatatatatatatatatatatatatatatatatatattcatatatatataatatatatatattcatttatctaatatatatatatatatatattcatatatctaatatatatatatatatatatatatatatatatatatattcatatatctaatatatatatatatatatatattcatatatataatatatatatatatatatatatatatacatattcatacatatatatatatatatatatatatatatatatatacatatacatattcatacatatatatatatatatatatatatatgtatatatatatatatatatatgtgtgtgtatttatatttatgtatacacatagatacatacattataatatatatatatatatatgtataaataaatatatatatatatgtataaataaataaataaatatatatatatatatatatatatatatatatatatatatatatataaacacacacacacacacacacacacacacacacacacacacacacacacacacacaaatatatatacacacacacttacatatatatatatatatatatatatatatatatatatatatttaaatatgtgtatatatgcatatatatatatatattcatatatatgtaatatatctatatatatatattcatatatatatatatatattcatatatatatgatacatatatatacatatttatatatatacatatatatatttacaaacatacacacacacacacacacacacacacacacacacacacacacacacacacacatacacatacacacatacacacacacacacacacacacacatacacatacacacatatacacacacacacacacacacaaacacacacacacacacatatatatatatatatatatatatatatatatacacatatatgtacacacacacacacacacacacacacagacacacacacacacacacagacacacacacacacacacacacacacacatatatatatatatatatatatatatatatatacacacatatatgtacacacacacacacacacacacacacacacagacacacacacacacacagacacacacacacacacacacacacacacacacacacacacacacacacacacacatatatatatatatatatatatatatatatatatatacatacatacatatatataataaatctagttttacattgtgggtttttctaccatatacatatatatacatatatatatatatttctatatatatttctatatttatatgtatatctatatctatctatctatctatctatctatctatctatctatcatacatacatacacacacacaaacacacacttaagcACGTAAGcacattttaatttctatttgtaAATTTTCAGTTAAATAgttacatctgtctgtctacttatctatcattaCATCctgttatcaatctatctatctatctatctatctctttatctatccatcaatcaacttttccatatatatttttattcatagcaTAACACTACCTACCAAGATTGCAATGTCACAAATCAAAGTGGACACAAGCAATCCAGCATTTCTTCTCTCTCAGGCTGTACAAGCACGGGCATGCTGGCAACTCTGGCCACTAATGCAGAGACATCTTTGACTTTGAGCTGTGTCCCCCATAGTTCAAGCAGGTACTCATCGATGACTTTGTCCAGTTTTTCCTCTTGTAAAGCTGCGTATTGTATTGGTAGATTGAGTATTAGAAAGATGAGCCTCTggaatggaaaaagagagtgagagaaagaaaaattgagtTATCAGAATCTTTGGAAACAAAACTATTTGATACTATTATGATATACAACTATATTTCTTTCAAAATAAATTGGAATCTAATTTGTGTGACAGTTACCATTAGTACTGCACAAACTCATGGGAATTGTGAATGATCATGAGTTTGTGATATATTTGAGtgtcaaagaaagaaaatccaaCTATTTTAAAGCAGCTCTTTATGAACAGAAATAAGTATTACGGTTATACCAGACTAACTCATTCAgtcttttttatccttatcatccccAACTTTTTTCACTCCCCTTTTCTTATCTATCTTGGTATTAGTCTCCTTATCCtcatgttttcttattcttaaatacatatctttcctgattttattctcatcatcctcatcttttcttatttcataATTCTTATCCTTTCTTATCTATTTCTCGTAACCTTCTTTTATTCCATGATCTTTCTTGAACTTGTTCTCATCAACCTTATTTTGTCTTATTCCctactttttgtctttcttcatcttattcttattatcatcatctttccttgttctccctcactctttttcctGTTACTCCATATACCTGCTTATAAggtgcattgtcattatcacagtaACCATGAAGAATCAGTGAAGCGTTGCCTGGAATTGACTCCATGCCATTGATTATTGCTACGTGTGAAGTTTGTAGTTGTTGAAGTTTACCGTCCAAAATTTGCTTCATCATAAAAGGATCCAAGTGACTATCACTTTTGGCATTGTAGACTATATATGATGAATCTGTTGATATGATACATATAAGGTTTAtgagatatattatacatttagtacataatatatattgagtatatatacagtttacatGTATTCAAAACTAAATCTTttggatgcacatatatatatgtatacatatacatacatacatatatatatatattatatatatatatatatatatatatatatatatatatatatatatatgtatacatatacatacatacatacatatatatatatatatatatatatatatatatatatatatatgcaataaaataaAACCTATTTAGTTTATAAACAGCTGTTCAACATAACTGCATTATTGATAACAAAATACATAAGCTAcactatgaaaacaaaaaaacatgcacagagagataaaacaaaatgtgAATAGATCTATGATATATGCAACCAATACAGCAACTTCACTAATGAAAAGCAAACTTAATTGGTGAAAGGATTCTTAGTCTGACTGTGTTTCATTTCATCTATGTATATGACTTACTTTGTCTATAACTTTGACCTGAACTATAGTGCAATAACAACTtctcataaaaataatagttaccaTCAAATGAAGCAGCAACACTCTCAGAAATATGCTGAACAAAACACATACTCTCTCGTTTTGTATCTTGAGGAACAGCAACCATTATAACTGCAGGTCTCAGGGGTGTTTCATCCATAATAGAATATAACTGTCCAATAATCTGTACCCAGACTTGTTTAGGCTGTGAGAATTCTGATACAAGGCATTTTAGCTTGATTTTCAGTTTGTCGTAAACATGCACATTATTTCTACAGGTGTTGCTCTTTGTTTCTGCAGAGGATGTGACATGAATTCCTTGGTTTAATGTCATGATTATAAGGAATAAGTATTTTATTATTAGCTTTTTATGTGCTGACATGGTATTGTGTATTTTTGTACGTGTCTctgtggaaaagaaaaaatatttggtCAGTAAAACACAATGTGAATAAGAAAGCCAAAATGAAAGATATGTTAGTCGAATCctagatatattgtataaaataatataattgacTACAAAAATTATCATCCTTccaatatatgttttacatatatttccatcTACAAATGAACAGagacaccgatatatatatataggcagagacatagacggagacacacacacactctctctctctctcccacattcaaTATTAGTCACCACTtgcttattacttttttttctcccaaaagATGCTTAACAATATTTTCTCACAAAGAAATGagtataaaataaaacagaagacaaaaatatatataaaccttccATCACTTGAAAAAATAGTTCTGGGCACCCACTTCACAGTTTGACTTTCACAGTAACAAACATTTCAATAGTAAATTTACTATAACTCTAATCTTAACCTGGAAAGTACTATATTATGTTCAGCACTAAAGCACTTATCTTGCAAATAACAGATCTAAAGTCCAATGACAAACTTATTACATATCACTAAGATCTAGAGATAAGATATGGCGGTCTTGTTATGTGGGAAGACCATATGATGTGTTACTAGGTTTTCCATTATCAATGTATGTTTTAATATGAAGAAAGATGCTATATGGTACATTTTATGTTTTTGAATTAAGGTACACATTTATTCAGTGCacttgtcttctttcttcatttggtGCCGAATCAAGTGACATTGGCAACCCGATGATGCCAATACTCTGCATCATCATGGTATAACTTGGCAAAATACTCAGTGGTTTGCCATTGTCTTCTGAGGGTATACTGTGAGAGAGTACCATTCTCCTTCCCAAAAGCTCTTCCGCTAGAAATATAACTACCGTTGGCCTTCGGTATCGTAGctcatccaccttcccccctGCTTTGGTATCAATGGATCCACTGTTGGCTGTCATCCCTAAACCCTAAGTTACCCAAGGGCCCGTTGGGTTTTAGTGCACCAACTGCACTCGCCTATCACAACATGATTAATAATAGTCATATGAGTGCATTTTATAGCAGTTAGATGGGATTGCCTAACTCCATGCACAATCTTCACACGCTGCCTGGATGCAGTTTAGTGCAGTTACAGAattgttaatattcatatataatttttcttacatatgcatatggactTACATACTAAAAATAGGGAATAAACTACTCTCTTATTTGTTTCTGCCAAATCTAAAGTTTGTGAACTTTGATTCAGGCAGACTGGAGCTAGCAAGACAAATACTTTactgaacacttttttttttatcaaacttcTATAATTTGGGGTCGTTTTCTGTCTTGGCTCAGATATTACAtatcccatttctttctttttaatagatTCAATTGTTTGGGTAACTTCTTTGCCACTGTTCAGGTATACAACTAATACAGGGTATCTGTATTCAATTCAAACTTTTTCCTCTGCAGCGTTATAACAATATCTAAAATTATTTAGTCAAATATCAATTTTTTTGTGGCCGCAAATATCAGAATCTAATTATATATCAACCCTAAAAAACACTGGGTTTATACTGTACTCACTAAACATCAAGAAAGCACATGATACACAGGTATAGAACTGAGATATACAAATTTCCATTTACTCTGGCTAACCTTCAGGTCAATTACTATTCACTGGAATACATGCATTACATGTGCTATCATACACAATTAAGTAAACTTATAGTAATTTCAGATAAGCAGTTTGGGCAGTTTGATTACTTAGATCAATCATTTACatccacagaaaaaaacaagaagaagaagaagaagaagaagaagaagaagaagaaacaatgtGAAGTACCATCAAAGCACtaaaataatacaatgatgatgtcaacaaaaataaataaataattataataattatagatgaGCAAAAGGTCATAGATAATCTCCTGGGAAATCAAGTAAACACCAATAACATAACAAAGTCATATATAATCTCACGGGAAATCAATTAAACgccaaaaatataacaatatttattatcaaAGGATGTAGTAGTGAAATCAGGTGAACACAACAATACTTAATCTTTAAGACTATTTATGGTAACGGAAACCTGCAAATATGTACTTCTAAGAAgacctttttaattttttgtttgttttacaaatgatttataaaataagagagaaaggggtggatgcactctgaaaagaaagaggaagccaGTTTTTATGAATAAACATGTATGATTAAAGATTATCTGCTCTTTGTATTAATCTAGCCTAATCAAATTAggtaactaaaaaataaaaaaataatgataataaactgtgATGGTATTactaagaaatgataataaaatacaaataacaatgatgataataacagcaatagtaatgacagtaattatagtaatagtaatgaaaacaataatagtaataataatgacaacataataataatgttaatacacatcataatagaaattaaaaaataatcaaataagctGAGGTACTATGAAAAATTTTGTGCATATAAAAATTAGGTATAGTAAATACAAAGGTTTTCAAACAAATGATAATTCACAAGAGAAATGATGTaacaaacaatagtaataatacatcaGAATGAAAAATCAATCATACATTTATTCTCACATTCATCTGTATAAACACCCAAAATCACAAGGTATAACTGAAATTCACTGCATAAATTGCACTAAGAAAGTAccagatacagacatatagagtAAACTTTAATTTAACTGGGTCATTTAAGTAGAACAACAATAAGTGCTTTCTTTATCACTCTGCAgattatttcccctttttcatccaGGTAAGAATTCTCTGACTACAGATGGCTACTTTATTTCACTTACGACTAGATAATAGCTTTATtctttgtgtaaatacaaatatctgTAAGTCATGAAGCACCCTCTAACTAtcaattattatgtatgtatccaaTGACTGACATCTTGTGCAACAACCTCTGTTGA
Proteins encoded in this region:
- the LOC125027409 gene encoding uncharacterized protein LOC125027409 isoform X1 encodes the protein MEETRTKIHNTMSAHKKLIIKYLFLIIMTLNQGIHVTSSAETKSNTCRNNVHVYDKLKIKLKCLVSEFSQPKQVWVQIIGQLYSIMDETPLRPAVIMVAVPQDTKRESMCFVQHISESVAASFDDSSYIVYNAKSDSHLDPFMMKQILDGKLQQLQTSHVAIINGMESIPGNASLILHGYCDNDNAPYKQRLIFLILNLPIQYAALQEEKLDKVIDEYLLELWGTQLKVKDVSALVARVASMPVLVQPEREEMLDCLCPL
- the LOC125027409 gene encoding uncharacterized protein LOC125027409 isoform X2 encodes the protein MSAHKKLIIKYLFLIIMTLNQGIHVTSSAETKSNTCRNNVHVYDKLKIKLKCLVSEFSQPKQVWVQIIGQLYSIMDETPLRPAVIMVAVPQDTKRESMCFVQHISESVAASFDDSSYIVYNAKSDSHLDPFMMKQILDGKLQQLQTSHVAIINGMESIPGNASLILHGYCDNDNAPYKQRLIFLILNLPIQYAALQEEKLDKVIDEYLLELWGTQLKVKDVSALVARVASMPVLVQPEREEMLDCLCPL